One Falsihalocynthiibacter arcticus DNA segment encodes these proteins:
- a CDS encoding HesB/IscA family protein, whose protein sequence is MILPPRVTPRAFERLAEIGAAGEGKVLRVAVEGGGCSGFQYEIKLDEALDEDLVLESGGEKVVVDSVSLPFLANAVIDFSEELIGARFTIENPNATASCGCGTSFSM, encoded by the coding sequence ATGATTTTACCCCCTCGAGTGACCCCACGTGCTTTTGAACGCCTCGCCGAAATCGGTGCTGCTGGCGAAGGGAAAGTCCTTCGTGTCGCGGTAGAAGGCGGCGGATGCAGTGGCTTTCAGTATGAAATCAAACTCGACGAAGCTTTGGACGAAGACTTGGTCCTTGAAAGCGGCGGCGAGAAAGTTGTTGTCGACAGCGTCTCCCTGCCGTTTCTTGCGAATGCTGTGATCGACTTCTCGGAAGAATTGATCGGCGCACGCTTTACCATCGAAAACCCGAATGCCACCGCAAGCTGTGGTTGCGGCACCAGCTTTTCCATGTAA
- a CDS encoding segregation and condensation protein A: MSENLFASEELAIKTADDLSVEERLAAESLIVDVEGFAGPLDLLLSLSRTQKVDLRRISVTELAEQYLKFIDQAKALRIELAADYLVMAAWLAFLKSRLLLPPIPGEDGPTGEELAAHLAYQLERLQAMRDCAAQLMARDQLGRDFFARGFPETVERVRKVTYSATLLDLMQGYARTRTRDDFRPFVLDRHSILTMEQALERLRGLIGYAGDWTGLETYLPEGWNFDPAKRRSATASTFAASLELVKAGQIEIRQGDAFSAIQIRKRADSNGD, from the coding sequence GTGTCTGAAAACCTGTTCGCATCAGAAGAATTGGCCATAAAAACAGCGGATGACCTCTCTGTTGAGGAACGTTTGGCGGCGGAATCTCTGATTGTGGATGTGGAGGGGTTTGCCGGACCTCTCGACCTTTTGTTGTCGCTCAGCCGGACCCAAAAGGTGGACTTGCGGCGCATTTCGGTGACGGAATTGGCTGAGCAATATCTCAAGTTTATCGATCAAGCTAAGGCGTTGCGTATTGAATTGGCTGCTGACTATTTGGTTATGGCCGCGTGGTTGGCTTTTCTGAAGTCACGGCTCCTTTTGCCCCCGATTCCAGGTGAAGACGGGCCTACGGGCGAAGAACTGGCCGCGCATTTGGCCTATCAGTTGGAACGTTTGCAAGCGATGCGCGATTGTGCAGCCCAACTGATGGCCCGCGATCAATTAGGGCGGGATTTCTTTGCGCGTGGCTTCCCAGAAACGGTGGAACGCGTGCGTAAAGTGACGTATTCGGCGACGCTTCTGGACCTGATGCAGGGATATGCGCGCACGCGGACCCGAGACGATTTTCGTCCCTTCGTTTTGGATCGCCACTCAATTTTAACTATGGAGCAAGCCCTTGAACGCCTGCGCGGGTTGATTGGCTATGCGGGGGATTGGACGGGGCTTGAGACCTATTTGCCGGAAGGGTGGAACTTTGATCCCGCAAAACGGCGCAGCGCCACGGCCTCAACATTTGCAGCCTCGCTTGAGTTGGTGAAAGCGGGGCAAATCGAGATACGTCAAGGTGACGCATTTTCGGCCATTCAAATCAGAAAGAGGGCAGATTCCAATGGCGATTGA
- the xth gene encoding exodeoxyribonuclease III: MKIATFNINGIKARINALPEWLQEAKPDVVLLQEIKTVDEGFPSELFEDMGYIVEVHGQKSFNGVAILSKYPLEDVTRGLPGDEADEQARWIEATVMGDTPIRVCGLYLPNGNPVELDSGGKPVAGGKFAYKLGWMERLYTRAQALLAEEIPVLMTGDYNIIPQAEDAANPAQWEGDAAYRPESLTIWRRILNLGFTEAFRARVQGPDHYSFWDYQAGAWNKNNGIRIDHFLLSPQCADLLTDCQIDSEVRGKEKPSDHVPVWVELAA, translated from the coding sequence ATGAAAATTGCGACATTCAATATCAATGGTATCAAAGCCCGTATCAACGCCCTGCCCGAGTGGCTTCAGGAGGCTAAACCAGACGTAGTTTTATTACAAGAAATCAAGACCGTAGACGAGGGTTTTCCATCCGAACTTTTTGAGGACATGGGCTATATCGTCGAAGTCCACGGCCAGAAATCCTTTAACGGCGTCGCGATTCTGAGCAAATACCCTCTCGAAGATGTCACGCGCGGATTACCCGGAGATGAAGCTGACGAGCAAGCGCGCTGGATCGAAGCGACTGTCATGGGCGACACGCCGATCCGCGTTTGCGGGTTGTATTTGCCAAACGGCAATCCGGTGGAACTGGACTCCGGTGGGAAGCCCGTCGCAGGCGGTAAATTCGCCTATAAACTGGGGTGGATGGAGCGGCTTTATACCCGCGCACAGGCCCTTTTGGCCGAAGAAATCCCCGTTCTGATGACCGGCGACTACAATATTATTCCCCAAGCCGAAGACGCTGCCAACCCCGCCCAATGGGAAGGCGACGCGGCCTACCGCCCCGAAAGTCTCACGATTTGGCGTCGAATCCTAAATCTTGGCTTCACCGAGGCGTTTCGCGCCCGCGTGCAAGGCCCTGATCACTATAGTTTCTGGGATTATCAGGCTGGCGCATGGAACAAAAACAACGGTATTCGCATCGATCATTTCCTGCTGTCGCCGCAATGCGCCGACCTGCTGACCGATTGCCAAATCGACAGCGAAGTGCGCGGCAAAGAGAAGCCCTCGGACCACGTGCCTGTCTGGGTTGAACTCGCCGCTTAG
- a CDS encoding deoxyguanosinetriphosphate triphosphohydrolase, protein MLAKFASDPARSRGRLFPEEESAHRSPFQRDRDRIIHASAFRRLKHKTQVFIEHEGDYFRTRLTHSIEVAQVARTLAGSFGLNQELTEAVALAHDLGHTPFGHTGEDALSALMAPYGGFDHNAQALRIVTDLERHYAEFDGLNLTWETLEGIAKHNGPVTGNLPYALVEYNARHDLELDTYASAEAQCAALADDIAYNSHDLHDGLRAELFSTDDLSELPILSDCFARVDAKYPDLNYYRRRHEALRRFFGVLVEDVLVESKARLADLNPQSVEDIRGAGRSMIQFSTPVWKDLKEIRAFLFTRMYRAPMVVKMRGKVTQMVDELFPLFMSNPDLLPKQWRKDVADSESEIELARIVADYISGMTDRFAIQEHKRLIGGVKPNNIVTGQIEFKD, encoded by the coding sequence ATGCTCGCAAAATTTGCTTCCGATCCAGCTAGAAGTAGGGGACGCCTGTTTCCTGAAGAGGAAAGCGCACACCGCTCGCCGTTTCAACGGGATCGGGATCGCATCATCCACGCCAGCGCCTTTCGGCGGCTCAAACATAAAACCCAAGTGTTTATTGAACACGAGGGCGATTATTTCCGCACGCGCCTCACCCATTCCATCGAGGTGGCACAGGTTGCGCGGACATTGGCGGGAAGTTTCGGGCTCAATCAAGAACTTACCGAGGCCGTAGCCTTGGCGCATGATCTAGGGCACACGCCGTTCGGGCATACGGGCGAGGATGCGTTATCGGCGCTGATGGCGCCCTATGGTGGCTTTGACCATAACGCACAGGCCTTGCGGATTGTGACCGATTTGGAGCGTCACTATGCCGAATTCGATGGCCTCAACCTCACATGGGAAACGCTTGAAGGGATTGCCAAACACAACGGTCCCGTCACGGGCAATTTGCCCTATGCGCTGGTTGAATATAATGCCCGCCACGATTTGGAATTGGATACCTATGCCAGCGCCGAGGCGCAATGTGCAGCACTTGCGGATGACATCGCCTATAACTCGCACGACTTGCATGACGGGCTTCGTGCGGAACTGTTTTCAACCGATGATCTGTCTGAGCTCCCGATTCTAAGCGATTGTTTTGCAAGGGTTGATGCGAAATATCCAGACCTGAATTATTACCGCCGTCGCCACGAAGCCTTGCGCCGGTTCTTTGGGGTTTTGGTCGAAGATGTGCTGGTTGAAAGCAAGGCCCGCCTCGCAGACCTCAACCCGCAATCCGTCGAAGATATTCGCGGCGCAGGGCGTTCGATGATTCAATTTTCAACACCTGTTTGGAAAGACCTAAAAGAAATCCGCGCGTTCCTGTTTACGCGGATGTACCGCGCGCCGATGGTTGTGAAAATGCGTGGAAAAGTGACGCAAATGGTGGATGAGTTGTTTCCGCTCTTTATGTCCAACCCAGATCTGCTGCCAAAACAATGGCGCAAAGATGTGGCCGATAGCGAAAGCGAAATCGAATTGGCGCGGATCGTGGCGGATTATATTTCGGGGATGACCGATCGTTTTGCCATTCAGGAACACAAGCGTCTGATTGGCGGCGTGAAGCCCAATAATATCGTGACGGGACAGATCGAGTTTAAAGATTAA
- a CDS encoding SPOR domain-containing protein, whose translation MSEQERPSGRPQKPQDFSLPSLGEELDSDGRPTGRSGARKTASRPFDPTQYVQGRPAGVQADDSRSTRRGPREDIDLEDLPPPSYQPQITPQPEVSNQPEAFDRVYSRVDSRADTKEVEAESAYIFVPANRAQSVPDPIPEPAHRPARPMAKILNLVGAATSIALVLGLGFWGYRLAVRDVSGIPIVKALEGPMRIQPEDPGGELATYQGLAVNAVQAVGEAEATADRLVLAPSPVEIREGDGVLSAPIISLKSTDKSSEQTPDAPKKLEAFVANAPEALDTPSVPEVDEIEESEAEEISVETPKQEIAIQAPAALDVVAASEQVLMDDNEDQALATELSGDDLQPDVIATSVPGVSKSPRPLDRPADFSDRVLEQRIIASQTSATSSTQIGEEGESQGLSAVEIAPENLPAGTNLAQLGAYPSADIARAEWDKKAAKFEDFMSGKTRVIQQAESGGRAFYRLRVHGFDTINEARQFCAALQAEGAECISVVIRK comes from the coding sequence ATGAGCGAGCAGGAGCGCCCCTCTGGGCGACCCCAAAAACCCCAGGATTTTTCCCTGCCCTCCCTTGGCGAGGAGTTGGATTCTGACGGGCGTCCGACGGGCCGTTCTGGGGCGCGGAAAACTGCGTCTCGGCCTTTTGATCCCACGCAATACGTCCAAGGTCGCCCCGCAGGAGTGCAGGCGGACGATAGCCGTTCAACCCGTCGTGGCCCCCGTGAAGACATCGATTTGGAGGATTTGCCACCGCCATCTTACCAGCCACAAATCACACCTCAGCCCGAAGTTTCTAACCAACCCGAGGCGTTCGATCGCGTCTACTCTCGTGTGGATTCCCGTGCTGATACCAAAGAGGTAGAGGCTGAATCCGCGTATATTTTTGTACCGGCAAACCGCGCTCAATCTGTGCCCGACCCCATTCCTGAACCCGCGCATAGACCTGCACGGCCAATGGCAAAAATATTGAACCTTGTCGGCGCTGCGACATCCATCGCTTTGGTTTTGGGGCTCGGTTTTTGGGGGTATCGCTTGGCGGTGCGCGACGTTTCGGGCATTCCAATCGTTAAGGCTCTTGAGGGGCCCATGCGCATTCAACCCGAAGATCCAGGGGGCGAATTGGCGACCTATCAAGGATTGGCGGTGAATGCGGTTCAGGCCGTGGGCGAAGCGGAAGCGACAGCAGATCGGTTGGTTCTTGCGCCATCACCGGTCGAAATTCGGGAAGGGGATGGTGTGTTATCTGCCCCCATCATATCCCTCAAAAGTACCGATAAGAGCTCGGAGCAGACACCCGATGCTCCAAAGAAACTTGAAGCGTTTGTGGCAAATGCCCCAGAAGCGCTCGATACTCCTTCGGTGCCCGAGGTTGATGAAATAGAGGAATCTGAAGCGGAAGAAATCTCCGTTGAAACGCCCAAGCAAGAGATTGCGATCCAAGCGCCTGCTGCGTTGGATGTTGTTGCGGCTTCAGAACAAGTGCTCATGGATGATAACGAAGATCAAGCCCTTGCGACCGAGTTGAGCGGTGATGATTTGCAGCCGGATGTCATCGCCACTTCAGTACCGGGCGTTTCGAAATCGCCACGTCCTCTTGATCGTCCTGCGGATTTCTCGGATCGTGTTTTGGAGCAACGCATCATCGCGAGCCAAACAAGCGCAACATCGTCGACACAAATAGGTGAAGAGGGGGAGTCGCAAGGATTAAGTGCTGTCGAAATTGCTCCTGAAAATCTACCCGCTGGCACCAATTTGGCACAGCTCGGCGCCTATCCAAGTGCCGATATTGCCCGCGCGGAATGGGACAAGAAAGCGGCCAAGTTTGAAGACTTTATGTCGGGAAAAACACGGGTCATCCAGCAAGCCGAAAGTGGCGGTCGCGCGTTCTATCGTTTGCGTGTGCACGGGTTTGACACGATCAACGAAGCCCGCCAATTTTGTGCCGCGCTTCAAGCTGAAGGAGCGGAATGTATTTCCGTTGTGATACGTAAATGA
- the argS gene encoding arginine--tRNA ligase: protein MNLFAEIRGLVIESLNAMTSEGILPEGLDFANVAVEPPRDAAHGDMATNAAMVLAKPAKMKPREVADALALKLTADPRIDLAEVAGPGFLNLRLAPNLWHGIVKTALTDATYGRSDMGAGIKVNVEFVSANPTGPLHVGHTRGAVFGDALSSLLDYAGYDVTREYYINDGGAQVDVLARSVYLRYLEALGQEVAFEDGTYPGDYLIPVGKTLAEVYGDKLTKMEEAEWLPMLRDFSIDAMMHLIREDLASLGVEMDVFSSEKALYGTGQIEGAIEALRMQGLIYTGTLEAPKGKLPEDWEPREQTLFKSTEHGDDVDRPVMKSDGAWTYFAPDIAYHYTKIERGFDQLIDVFGADHGGYVKRMKAAVSALSGGEVSLDVKLTQLVRLFKDGEPLKMSKRAGTFIMLRDLVEQVGPDVTRFVMLTRKNDAPLDFDFAKVQEQSKDNPVFYVQYAHARVNSVLRKATEAGISCEDKDLIAADLSGLIHPSEISLAKKIAEWPRMVEIAARTNEPHRIAFYLFDIASEVHALWNLGNDDVTLRFIQEGEVATSQAKIALIRAAGVVISSGLGILGVTPVQEMR from the coding sequence ATGAACCTTTTTGCCGAAATTCGTGGCCTCGTGATCGAGAGCCTTAATGCCATGACATCCGAGGGGATTTTGCCCGAAGGACTCGATTTTGCGAACGTCGCAGTTGAGCCTCCGCGCGATGCAGCTCACGGCGATATGGCAACGAATGCAGCAATGGTTTTGGCCAAACCCGCCAAAATGAAACCACGTGAAGTGGCCGATGCTTTGGCGCTCAAACTGACTGCGGATCCGCGCATTGACCTTGCCGAGGTTGCCGGCCCCGGTTTTCTAAATTTGCGTTTGGCACCCAACCTTTGGCATGGGATCGTTAAGACGGCCCTTACGGACGCGACCTATGGTCGTTCTGATATGGGCGCGGGCATTAAGGTAAACGTTGAGTTTGTCTCCGCCAACCCCACAGGCCCCTTGCATGTGGGCCACACACGCGGCGCGGTTTTTGGTGATGCGCTGTCAAGCTTGCTGGATTACGCGGGCTATGACGTGACCCGCGAATATTACATTAACGACGGTGGCGCACAGGTTGATGTGCTCGCGCGGTCGGTTTACCTGCGCTATCTTGAGGCGCTTGGCCAAGAGGTGGCATTTGAGGATGGCACTTATCCGGGCGATTATTTGATCCCCGTTGGCAAGACACTTGCCGAAGTTTATGGCGATAAACTCACCAAAATGGAGGAGGCCGAGTGGCTTCCTATGTTGCGCGATTTTTCCATCGACGCGATGATGCATTTGATCCGCGAAGACCTTGCGAGTTTGGGTGTCGAGATGGACGTTTTCTCAAGCGAGAAAGCCCTCTATGGCACGGGCCAAATCGAAGGTGCCATTGAGGCGCTTCGCATGCAAGGCTTGATCTATACGGGCACTCTTGAGGCCCCCAAAGGCAAGCTCCCCGAAGACTGGGAACCCCGCGAGCAAACCTTGTTTAAGTCAACAGAGCATGGCGATGACGTGGATCGCCCCGTTATGAAATCAGATGGCGCATGGACGTATTTCGCCCCTGATATCGCCTATCACTATACCAAAATCGAGCGCGGATTTGACCAGTTGATCGACGTCTTCGGCGCGGATCACGGCGGCTATGTGAAACGGATGAAAGCTGCGGTCTCCGCACTTTCGGGCGGCGAAGTCTCTCTTGACGTGAAATTGACCCAGCTTGTCCGTCTGTTTAAGGATGGCGAGCCGCTTAAAATGTCCAAACGGGCAGGGACCTTCATTATGTTGCGCGATCTGGTCGAGCAAGTTGGCCCCGATGTGACCCGTTTTGTGATGCTGACCCGCAAAAACGACGCGCCCTTGGATTTTGATTTTGCCAAGGTTCAGGAGCAAAGCAAAGATAATCCCGTGTTCTATGTTCAATACGCACATGCGCGGGTGAACTCGGTTTTGCGCAAGGCGACCGAGGCGGGAATTTCCTGCGAAGACAAAGACTTGATCGCTGCCGATCTTAGTGGACTGATCCATCCGTCAGAGATTTCCTTGGCCAAGAAAATCGCGGAATGGCCGCGAATGGTCGAAATCGCAGCGCGTACAAATGAACCGCATCGCATCGCGTTTTACCTATTTGATATTGCCTCCGAGGTGCATGCCTTGTGGAACCTTGGCAACGATGATGTGACGCTTCGGTTTATCCAAGAGGGTGAAGTGGCAACGTCGCAAGCTAAAATTGCGCTCATTCGGGCAGCAGGCGTTGTTATTTCTTCAGGTCTTGGTATTCTCGGAGTTACTCCGGTTCAGGAAATGCGCTGA
- the scpB gene encoding SMC-Scp complex subunit ScpB, with product MAIDPQNHADPGPQMDESLFEAPPLAEQERMVEAILFASSEPVTVRELEARMPHGCDASEALVYLRKRYEGRGVTINRVGDAWAVRTAGDLSYLMQKEIVETRKLSRAAIETLAIIAYHQPATRAEIEEIRGVSVSRGTIDQLLEMEWIRFGRRRMTPGRPVTFVVTQGFLDHFGLENARDLPGLKELRAAGLLENRPPPGLIPGMPDHTEDDDDESIDGIDQGEMF from the coding sequence ATGGCGATTGACCCCCAAAACCACGCCGATCCGGGCCCACAAATGGATGAGAGCCTGTTTGAGGCCCCCCCGCTGGCCGAGCAAGAGCGCATGGTTGAGGCCATTCTTTTTGCGAGTTCCGAACCCGTTACTGTACGCGAGCTCGAAGCACGGATGCCGCATGGGTGCGATGCGTCGGAGGCGCTTGTTTACCTTCGTAAACGGTATGAAGGGCGGGGAGTGACGATCAATCGGGTCGGGGATGCGTGGGCCGTGCGCACGGCGGGTGACCTAAGTTACTTGATGCAAAAAGAGATTGTGGAAACGCGCAAGCTCTCGCGTGCGGCAATCGAAACGCTGGCGATTATCGCCTATCACCAGCCTGCGACCCGTGCAGAAATTGAAGAAATTCGCGGCGTGTCGGTGTCGCGTGGAACGATTGACCAACTTCTTGAGATGGAATGGATTCGGTTCGGGCGGCGTCGGATGACACCGGGGCGACCGGTAACTTTTGTTGTAACTCAGGGGTTTCTGGATCACTTTGGTCTAGAGAACGCGCGCGATCTGCCCGGCCTCAAAGAGTTGCGTGCCGCTGGATTGTTGGAAAATCGACCACCACCCGGACTTATTCCAGGGATGCCAGACCATACTGAAGATGACGACGATGAATCGATAGATGGTATTGATCAAGGCGAAATGTTTTAA
- the nagZ gene encoding beta-N-acetylhexosaminidase, whose translation MSENTAIQTATSAVIFGCSGPELLRAESDFFARIKPFGFILFARNIESPEQLLKLTSDLRNSVGCDAPILIDQEGGRVARMREPHWREWLPALDEVAISSDPERSMYLRSRIMAQELLAVGIDANCAPVLDLVRPETHGVLANRCYGETPEMVVKIGRAVATGLRDGGVFPVAKHMPGHGRASVDSHKDLPRTDATTELLAAHDFAPFKALNDLPMAMSAHVVYEAYDTVPATTSQKMIRLIRKDIGFSGLLMSDDLSMEALSGTPATRAAACREAGIDVVLHCNGILSEMEAVAEAAGPLTDVAKIRAQNALATRRAPDDADISILEAEHRALLSGAGRV comes from the coding sequence ATGAGCGAGAATACTGCTATTCAGACCGCGACAAGCGCCGTCATTTTTGGCTGTTCAGGACCAGAACTCCTGCGCGCAGAGTCCGATTTTTTTGCTCGGATCAAACCCTTTGGATTTATTCTGTTTGCCAGAAATATTGAGTCGCCCGAACAACTTTTAAAATTGACATCTGATCTGCGAAACAGTGTTGGTTGTGACGCGCCGATATTGATCGACCAAGAGGGTGGTCGCGTGGCCCGCATGCGCGAGCCACATTGGCGCGAATGGCTGCCAGCACTTGACGAGGTCGCGATATCCTCTGACCCTGAGCGCAGCATGTATTTGCGTTCGCGGATCATGGCACAGGAATTACTGGCCGTCGGCATTGACGCAAATTGCGCGCCCGTTTTGGATTTGGTGCGTCCGGAAACTCACGGTGTTTTGGCCAACCGTTGCTATGGCGAAACCCCTGAAATGGTTGTGAAAATAGGCCGCGCGGTTGCCACTGGTTTGCGTGATGGGGGCGTTTTCCCTGTGGCGAAACATATGCCAGGGCACGGGCGCGCGAGTGTCGATAGCCACAAAGACCTCCCGCGCACAGACGCCACAACCGAGCTTCTCGCGGCGCATGATTTTGCTCCCTTTAAGGCGCTTAATGACCTCCCTATGGCGATGAGCGCTCATGTTGTTTACGAGGCCTATGACACTGTTCCTGCAACAACATCCCAAAAAATGATCCGGTTGATCCGAAAGGATATCGGTTTCTCTGGCCTGTTGATGAGTGACGATTTGTCGATGGAAGCTCTCTCGGGAACGCCCGCCACACGCGCGGCGGCCTGTCGGGAAGCGGGCATTGACGTGGTTTTACATTGCAACGGAATTCTGTCGGAAATGGAAGCCGTCGCCGAGGCCGCGGGCCCTCTGACGGATGTTGCGAAAATACGTGCGCAAAATGCCTTGGCGACACGCCGCGCCCCAGATGACGCGGATATTTCCATTTTAGAAGCTGAACATCGCGCACTTTTGTCTGGAGCTGGCCGTGTCTGA